The nucleotide sequence CCACGTGATCGTCGATCAACACGTACAGTGCGGTCAGGAGGGTGTTCAGATCTTTGCTCACACATCGAACATGAACACCCTCCCCCACATCCACGGCCACGACGCGCCCAGGCCCTTCAAGGAATCACTCATCTAGGGCGTGTCTCCAAACGACTGTCCGGGCTACGCACGCCGCTTGGAGACGCACCCTGGGCGTCAGACCCGGTCGTCGGTCCAGGTGCCGGCCACCGCACGCACCTGCTCGGGGTTCTCGAACCTCTTGTCGAGCATGCTCGCGTACCACTCACTCTCGCCCATCGACTCGGCGGCGGCCAAGCTCGGCAGCAGGGTGGTCATGCCCGTGCCCTCGTCGAACTGAGCCTTCTTGCGCCAGAGGATCTCGTCCGGGAGCAGGTCGGAGGCGACCGCGCGCAGGATCCACTTCTCGACCGGCTCGCCGTCGGGAGCGAGCTGCTTCAGCCGGGGGTGGATCTCCATCGCCTCGGCGATGACGGCCTTGTCGAGGAACGGGACACGCGCCTCGACGCCGTGCGACATCGACATCCGGTCGACGCGCTGCAGGTTGATGTTGTGCATCGACTGCAGCGAGCGGCGCAGCTCGGCGTGCAGCTTCTCGTCGGGGTCGTACGAGCCGTGGTAGGCGTAGCCGGCGAACAGCTCGTCGGCGCCCTCACCGGTGAGCACGACGGTGACGTGCTCGGACGCGAACGCCATGACCTGCCAGGTCATGACAGCCGATCTGACGCTGTTGATGTCGGCGTTCTCGAGGTGCCAGATCACGTCGGGCATCGTGCCGACGACGTCGTCGGGGTCGACGACGAGCTCGTGGTGGATCGTGCCGAGGTGGTCGGCGACGACGCGTGCCGCGCGCAGGTCCTCGGTGCCCGGCAACCCGACCGCGAAGGTGTGGAGCTCATCGACGTGCGGCCGGGCGAGCGCGCAGACCAACGAGCTGTCGAGCCCGCCGGAGAGCAGTGCGCCGAGGGGCACGTCGCTGCGCAGCCGCTTCACCACCGCGGCCTCGAGCACCTCGCGTAAGTCGCGGACGACCTGCGCGGTGGGACGGTCGACGGGATCGGTGTCGGGCACGTCGTAGTAGCGCATCAGGCCACGATCGCTGTCGTAGACGTGACCCGGGGGGAACTCGGTGATCTCGTCCGCGACGCCGTCGAACGCCTTGACCTCGCTGCTGAACCCCTCGACGTCGCCGATGCGCACGCGGTAGAGCGGCTTCTTGCCGAGCGGGTCGCGCGCCGCGATGAC is from Streptosporangiales bacterium and encodes:
- a CDS encoding asparagine synthetase B, whose amino-acid sequence is MLDDALDRLSHRGPDGVGTHRVADHNLVGHRRLAIIDPAHGHQPLVSPSGDALVANGMIYNDTALRGQLGEHRYDTGSDSESILHAVRRWGAGAPARLDGMFAFVYVANNRVIAARDPLGKKPLYRVRIGDVEGFSSEVKAFDGVADEITEFPPGHVYDSDRGLMRYYDVPDTDPVDRPTAQVVRDLREVLEAAVVKRLRSDVPLGALLSGGLDSSLVCALARPHVDELHTFAVGLPGTEDLRAARVVADHLGTIHHELVVDPDDVVGTMPDVIWHLENADINSVRSAVMTWQVMAFASEHVTVVLTGEGADELFAGYAYHGSYDPDEKLHAELRRSLQSMHNINLQRVDRMSMSHGVEARVPFLDKAVIAEAMEIHPRLKQLAPDGEPVEKWILRAVASDLLPDEILWRKKAQFDEGTGMTTLLPSLAAAESMGESEWYASMLDKRFENPEQVRAVAGTWTDDRV